The Montipora capricornis isolate CH-2021 chromosome 3, ASM3666992v2, whole genome shotgun sequence genome window below encodes:
- the LOC138040527 gene encoding uncharacterized protein has protein sequence MQDNDPKHTSKTTKAFFEENGINWWRTPPESPDMNPIEDMWHELKFYLETKVKPQTKQELVNGIDKFWRRKVTIEKGNRYIDHVVFEVIPDVIAEGVAKRNFETPQTIKAVRANHDKGLSIQTSFLPTIKRRSTVVSYSICEMSVNWEVQFGESLSESSSEGCSESSEASFCSASDFRSYDDSAEPIATEEEATQYAEQIAVEEEEEDMLLSRFAGETDLPDWCKCGKCSMEFVVQHEECRCCMEIDRCRERMAQVEKDEECVTSHPGFESVCLDRWVLATAAIGLKTKQKKAYTTLFAEGNTTENKFLRSVSYRQFVLMVWEYVGSSNRIPLPCCVYNALRKEFPIQDDEDYHGYEEND, from the exons ATGCAGGACAACGATCCGAAGCACACTTCCAAAACCACAAAGGCTTTCTTTGAAGAAAACGGAATCAACTGGTGGCGAACTCCCCCAGAAAGCCCAGACATGAACCCCATCGAAGATATGTGGCATGAGCTTAAGTTCTATTTGGAAACAAAAGTAAAGCCACAGACCAAGCAAGAACTTGTGAATGGAATAGATAAGTTTTGGAGAAGGAAGGTCACCATAGAGAAAGGCAACAGATACATTGATCATGTTGTGTTTGAAGTCATCCCAGATGTCATTGCTGAAGGCG TTGCGAAAAGAAACTTTGAAACACCTCAAACAATAAAAGCTGTAAGAGCCAATCACGATAAAGGACTTTCGATCCAAACGAGCTTCCTACCAACTATAAAAAGGCGAAGTACAGTTGTGAG CTATAGTATTTGCGAAATGTCTGTCAACTGGGAAGTTCAATTTGGAGAAAGTTTGTCTGAAAGCAGTAGTGAGGGTTGCTCTGAGTCTTCAGAGGCTAGCTTCTGCTCAGCAAGTGATTTCCGATCATACGATGATAGTGCCGAGCCAATTGCCACCGAAGAAGAAGCTACGCAGTACGCTGAACAAATAGCTGTggaggaggaagaagaggaCATGCTTCTCAGTCGATTTGCTGGCGAGACAGATCTACCAGActg GTGCAAGTGTGGGAAATGTTCGATGGAGTTCGTTGTCCAGCATGAAGAATGCAGATGCTGCATGGAGATAGATAGATGTCGGGAAAGGATGGCACAAGTTGAAAAAGATGAAGAGTGTGTTACTTCGCATCCAGGGTTTGAAAGTGTCTGTCTGGATCGTTGGGTTTTGGCTACTGCAGCAATAGGgcttaaaacgaaacagaagaAAGCCTATACCACATTGTTTGCTGAAGGCAATACCACAGAGAACAA ATTTCTAAGATCAGTTTCCTACAGGCAGTTTGTCCTAATGGTTTGGGAGTATGTAGGGTCCTCTAACAGGATTCCCCTCCCTTGTTGTGTTTATAATGCCCTACGGAAAGAGTTTCCAATCCAAGATGATGAAGACTATCATGGCTACGAGGAGAACGATTGA